The following are encoded in a window of Heliangelus exortis chromosome 9, bHelExo1.hap1, whole genome shotgun sequence genomic DNA:
- the SCG2 gene encoding secretogranin-2 has product MAKPKTSQLESACALTFLFVVICGVDAASFQQHQLLQKDPDYVMKNLQRFPNPDMIKALEYIEDLRKQANKGESSPDYSSYQSGPYLLQQKESKDQVQLADNVRDSLTEDESQWVKVMLEALRQAEKESKVGPKESKPYGLSPDSNFPAGISDDYEAYKWPERWQKYLKMPLGHYEESSRDSPFKRTNEIVEEQYTPQSLATLESVFQELGKMAGPSNHKKERVDEDQKLYTDDEDDVYKVNNIAYEDVVGGEDWNPIEEKVESQIQEEVKDSKEEIDKHEEEIEDGMKRSGKLSFLEDEIRRDNKDQMSEDVSKLMNYYLKRLMGSAANRKLRTGGELEEKRAPMLLDKQFNPQSIAQLIEISRSLQIPPEDLIDMLKAGEKKQLQSERLEAEQDMEFPEDLDEIAETNLGQSDIFKNNVISKNGYLKQPLNVMPENLPEDLNIEDIVSLLGADSLANQNPSYLLNRFNPENDLPRLPYAPRRLKGRPFPKAAWLSDLERRQMEYEKLNEKDEELADYLAKVLAKYPEVINMNQVKRVPVPASESDLQEAEGLEQSLREQLGPQEAAKLASLSKRLSMAGDSDDTQNRQYLDEDMLGKVLEYLKQEKSELERDHITKRAMENM; this is encoded by the coding sequence ATGGCCAAGCCTAAAACCTCCCAGCTTGAATCAGCCTGTGCTCTCACCTTTCTCTTTGTTGTAATCTGTGGGGTTGACGCAGCTTCCTTCCAGCAGCATCAGTTGCTTCAGAAAGACCCAGACTATGTGATGAAAAACTTGCAGAGGTTCCCAAATCCTGACATGATCAAAGCTTTGGAATACATAGAAGACCTTCGCAAGCAAGCTAACAAGGGAGAAAGCAGCCCTGATTACAGCTCTTATCAAAGTGGCCCCTACCTCCTgcaacagaaggaaagcaaagatcAGGTCCAGCTGGCAGATAATGTCAGGGATTCCCTGACTGAAGATGAGTCCCAGTGGGTCAAGGTCATGTTGGAAGCTCTGCGGCAAGCTGAGAAAGAGTCAAAGGTTGGCCCCAAGGAAAGCAAACCCTACGGACTGAGTCCAGACAGCAACTTCCCAGCTGGAATAAGTGACGATTATGAGGCTTACAAGTGGCCTGAGAGATGGCAAAAATACCTCAAAATGCCACTGGGGCACTATGAGGAGAGCTCAAGGGACAGTCCTTTCAAGCGTACGAATGAGATAGTGGAGGAACAGTACACACCCCAAAGCCTCGCCACGCTGGAGTCCGTGttccaggagctggggaagatgGCAGGACCAAGTAACCACAAGAAAGAAAGAGTGGATGAGGACCAGAAACTGTATAcagatgatgaagatgatgtgTATAAAGTGAATAACATCGCCTACGAAGATGTGGTCGGAGGGGAAGATTGGAATCCCATAGAGGAAAAAGTGGAAAGTCAAATCCAGGAAGAGGTAAAAGATAGCAAAGAGGAGATTGACAAACATGAGGAGGAGATTGAGGATGGAATGAAAAGATCAGGGAAACTCAGCTTCCTGGAGGATGAAATAAGGAGAGATAATAAAGATCAAATGTCAGAGGATGTCTCAAAGCTAATGAATTATTACCTGAAGAGGCTGATGGGCAGTGCTGCCAACAGGAAACTAAGGACTGGAGGAGAGcttgaggaaaaaagagcaCCCATGCTTTTGGATAAGCAATTCAATCCTCAGTCTATAGCTCAGCTGATAGAAATCTCACGGAGTTTACAAATTCCTCCCGAGGACTTAATAGACATGTtgaaagctggagaaaaaaagcagcttcagagCGAAAGGTTGGAAGCTGAGCAGGACATGGAATTCCCAGAAGACCTCGACGAGATTGCTGAAACCAATCTAGGGCAGAGcgatatatttaaaaataatgtaatctCTAAAAATGGGTACCTGAAACAGCCTCTGAACGTTATGCCCGAAAACCTACCCGAAGACCTCAATATTGAAGATATTGTCAGTCTCCTGGGAGCCGACAGCCTCGCTAATCAGAACCCCTCCTACTTACTGAATCGTTTTAATCCAGAAAATGATTTGCCAAGGCTGCCTTACGCTCCCCGAAGACTGAAAGGACGCCCGTTTCCTAAAGCTGCCTGGCTGAGCGACTTGGAAAGGAGGCAGATGGAGTACGAGAAACTGAACGAGAAGGACGAAGAGCTGGCCGATTACTTGGCAAAGGTGTTGGCCAAATATCCTGAGGTGATCAACATGAACCAGGTGAAAAGGGTCCCGGTTCCAGCCTCGGAAAGCGACTTGCAGGaagctgaggggctggagcaatccctcagggagcagctgggccCGCAGGAGGCAGCCAAGTTGGCCTCGCTCAGCAAAAGGCTTTCCATGGCTGGGGACAGCGATGACACACAGAACAGGCAGTACCTGGATGAGGATATGCTAGGAAAAGTGCTGGAGTACCTGAAACAGGAGAAGTCAGAGCTTGAAAGAGATCACATTACTAAACGGGCAATGGAAAATATGTAA